One stretch of Fictibacillus sp. b24 DNA includes these proteins:
- a CDS encoding STAS domain-containing protein, whose amino-acid sequence MHRDKALHSFLIEKTWQLTEDWYRSIDKSQATGVYASTNPETIKTLKEQNHEFHVHFCEVFVTEENKFLKDFEKWVLMIAQDDEHLNTPVTVIMKEFFNVQKQYLLLIKEFVSLHKGEYSQTTIDAWNNITIETFNKIVTWFVEENQKYSQEKLIAQQEMIHELSSPVIALNNHMGLLPLIGIIDTQRAKLIVENTLEQCTEKEITHLFIDLSGVLIIDTMVAQQIFSLIETLGLIGVKCTLSGIRPEIALTAVQLGLSFEKVSIKSSLAQAIGSQQ is encoded by the coding sequence ATGCATAGAGATAAGGCGCTGCATTCTTTTTTAATTGAAAAAACATGGCAGCTGACGGAAGATTGGTACCGATCAATTGATAAATCACAGGCCACAGGGGTATATGCTTCCACTAATCCCGAAACAATTAAAACGCTTAAAGAGCAAAATCATGAATTTCATGTACATTTTTGTGAGGTATTTGTAACAGAAGAAAATAAATTCCTAAAAGATTTTGAAAAATGGGTGCTTATGATTGCTCAAGATGATGAGCACTTGAACACACCCGTTACAGTTATCATGAAAGAATTTTTCAATGTCCAAAAACAATACCTTCTTCTAATAAAAGAATTCGTTAGCCTTCATAAAGGAGAATACTCTCAAACCACTATTGATGCTTGGAACAACATTACCATAGAAACTTTTAATAAAATCGTCACGTGGTTTGTTGAGGAAAACCAAAAATACAGTCAGGAAAAATTAATTGCACAGCAAGAAATGATTCACGAATTAAGTTCACCAGTTATTGCACTTAATAATCATATGGGGCTGTTGCCGTTAATTGGGATCATTGATACGCAAAGAGCAAAGCTGATCGTGGAAAATACACTAGAACAGTGCACGGAAAAAGAAATTACGCATCTGTTCATCGATCTTTCTGGTGTCTTGATTATTGATACGATGGTGGCTCAGCAAATCTTCTCACTTATCGAAACACTAGGCCTAATTGGAGTGAAGTGTACGTTATCTGGAATTCGACCAGAAATTGCTTTAACTGCAGTTCAGCTAGGTCTATCCTTTGAAAAAGTTTCAATTAAATCGAGTTTGGCTCAAGCGATTGGTTCACAACAATAA
- a CDS encoding YwqH-like family protein — protein sequence MSFSDTLNDIYRSLASSSADIDEKIARLQRAKSEIVQEQNISQQEIRRILEPELGTLWTGNRARAFDDSREEAHRTMQGIVNEDYSDYQQSIDMKITLLRAERSALDGLSHMANEASELLNKGEEAFEELGNKLDDLKRRLF from the coding sequence ATGAGTTTTTCAGACACGTTAAATGACATTTACCGCAGTTTGGCAAGCAGCTCTGCTGATATAGATGAAAAAATAGCAAGGCTGCAGCGAGCTAAAAGTGAAATTGTTCAAGAACAAAATATAAGTCAGCAGGAGATACGCCGAATTCTTGAGCCTGAGCTTGGAACTTTGTGGACGGGAAACAGAGCAAGAGCGTTTGACGACTCTAGGGAAGAAGCTCACCGTACAATGCAGGGAATTGTAAATGAAGATTATAGTGATTACCAACAATCGATTGATATGAAAATTACCCTCCTTCGTGCGGAGAGAAGCGCACTAGATGGGTTAAGCCATATGGCAAATGAAGCGAGTGAACTGTTGAATAAGGGAGAAGAAGCTTTTGAAGAGTTAGGAAATAAACTTGATGATCTGAAAAGGAGGTTATTCTAG
- a CDS encoding FAD-dependent oxidoreductase: MKLDNFKGLTGEIVLPGDEKYEEARQEWNRAIQKFPSIIVYCCSYEDVSNAIKWAQKHSADIRIRSGGHHYEGYSIGNGVLVIDISRLNAVIVDEKRNLVTMQAGIQNKDLYDAVGSKGYPFPGGTCPTVGVSGFVLGAGWGFSSRLYGLGCDSLVELEMINYKGERLKVNNKENSDLFWACKGAGGGNFGVMVSMTFKLPPKVDQVTLFQLYKPNATTKEQREFLRIWQKWLVNLDNRMTLNTSLYNSSSEGLAIYGRGFFYGTKEQTEKLLKVYKKIEGLQISAKSLTFLEAVREIESTYPPYEKFKSTGRFVYKEYDREELEAIVSLVRKPAKGSVYAALTVYSMGGQIRKVSKTDTAFYYRKARYILGIQSVWEDPLVAKENKKWVEKRFNYLETITKGSFVNFPYRDLKNYQKAYFGRNVERLQRINKKYDPRSVFSFPQSIR; this comes from the coding sequence TTGAAGTTGGATAACTTTAAAGGATTAACGGGGGAAATTGTCTTACCGGGTGACGAAAAGTATGAAGAAGCACGGCAAGAGTGGAACAGAGCAATTCAAAAGTTCCCCAGTATTATTGTTTATTGTTGTAGTTATGAGGATGTTAGCAATGCGATAAAGTGGGCGCAAAAGCACAGTGCTGATATTCGAATTCGTTCTGGCGGACATCATTACGAAGGATACTCAATTGGTAATGGTGTGTTAGTCATTGATATAAGTCGTTTAAATGCTGTGATTGTTGATGAAAAACGAAATCTAGTAACAATGCAGGCAGGAATTCAAAACAAAGATTTGTACGATGCTGTCGGATCAAAAGGCTATCCGTTTCCTGGAGGGACGTGTCCAACTGTAGGGGTTAGCGGTTTTGTTCTTGGAGCAGGATGGGGATTCTCTAGCAGGTTATATGGTTTAGGCTGTGATAGCTTGGTGGAACTTGAGATGATCAATTATAAAGGTGAACGATTAAAAGTGAACAATAAAGAAAACAGCGATCTATTTTGGGCGTGCAAAGGAGCAGGTGGAGGGAATTTTGGAGTAATGGTTTCTATGACATTTAAGCTCCCGCCAAAGGTAGATCAAGTAACGTTGTTCCAGTTATACAAACCAAATGCCACAACAAAAGAACAAAGGGAATTTTTAAGAATATGGCAAAAGTGGCTGGTCAATTTAGATAATCGAATGACACTCAATACGAGCTTGTACAACTCTTCTTCTGAAGGTCTAGCTATTTATGGCAGAGGATTTTTTTATGGAACAAAGGAACAGACAGAAAAGCTTCTGAAGGTATATAAAAAGATAGAAGGCTTACAAATCTCAGCAAAGTCTTTAACTTTCTTAGAAGCTGTTCGGGAAATAGAGTCAACGTATCCTCCTTATGAAAAATTTAAATCAACAGGCCGTTTTGTTTATAAAGAGTATGACAGAGAAGAATTAGAGGCAATCGTAAGTCTTGTGAGAAAGCCTGCTAAAGGTTCAGTTTATGCAGCACTTACTGTGTATTCAATGGGTGGCCAGATTCGGAAGGTGAGCAAAACAGATACCGCTTTTTATTATCGAAAAGCCCGTTATATATTAGGTATCCAATCCGTATGGGAAGATCCGCTCGTTGCCAAAGAAAATAAAAAATGGGTAGAAAAAAGATTTAACTATTTAGAGACAATCACAAAAGGTTCTTTTGTAAACTTTCCATATCGCGATCTAAAAAATTATCAAAAAGCGTATTTTGGGAGAAATGTTGAGAGACTTCAAAGAATAAATAAAAAGTATGACCCGAGAAGCGTGTTTTCTTTTCCACAATCCATTCGTTGA
- a CDS encoding M15 family metallopeptidase — protein sequence MKILKFLFFIAVLASIYYLITLEWKKRNTPLPTELHPIVAENRDILIQRAASKGINIVITDDFRSAEEQDRLYAQGRSKEGTIVTHVEGGESYHNYGLAIDFALKLDDGTVVWDLERDGNQNGKSDWMEVVQIAKERGFEWGGDWSGFKDYPHLEMDFGLSIRELQYGERPPKTKE from the coding sequence TTGAAGATATTGAAGTTTCTATTCTTCATTGCTGTACTTGCTTCTATCTATTATTTAATAACATTGGAATGGAAAAAGAGAAATACACCATTGCCGACAGAACTGCATCCTATTGTTGCTGAAAATAGAGATATCCTTATTCAAAGAGCTGCTTCAAAAGGAATTAACATTGTGATTACTGATGATTTTCGTTCTGCAGAAGAGCAGGATCGATTATATGCGCAAGGACGATCAAAAGAAGGGACAATCGTTACCCATGTAGAGGGTGGAGAATCTTATCATAATTATGGTTTAGCCATAGATTTCGCCTTAAAGTTGGATGACGGTACCGTTGTTTGGGACCTAGAACGCGATGGTAATCAAAATGGGAAATCGGATTGGATGGAAGTGGTTCAAATTGCAAAGGAAAGAGGCTTCGAGTGGGGTGGAGATTGGAGTGGTTTCAAGGATTATCCACATTTGGAGATGGACTTTGGGTTGAGTATTCGGGAGTTGCAATACGGAGAAAGACCACCTAAAACAAAAGAATAA
- a CDS encoding excisionase family DNA-binding protein, producing MYLTIKETAEYLSMPEAVVESLIQQNKIRAIFDGNQHLINKEQFNTHFEQLEKYKKMVEEYLSEPIPEDWDAKDED from the coding sequence GGCTGAATACTTGTCAATGCCAGAGGCGGTCGTAGAGAGTCTTATTCAACAGAATAAGATTCGTGCTATTTTTGACGGGAATCAGCATCTTATTAATAAAGAGCAGTTCAATACACATTTTGAGCAGCTTGAAAAATATAAGAAGATGGTTGAGGAATACTTGAGTGAACCCATTCCTGAAGATTGGGATGCAAAAGACGAAGACTAA
- a CDS encoding ribonuclease YeeF family protein has translation MVSKVFEAATLQSATTERAQQYESLKEQFLTLKKEFGNIVDNHDFEGHGAEAIKGFYQGQMDVVDAWIRFLDTSVSFFKGIPGDTEDVDLSGDTLVQVPFLDDNVERAGKVAKEMVAEQQDALQRIFNGISDLVSLSVFSKDNFDDQMDQSEKKRSETVEKVNELDQRLSQEYAYSQNQEQHIYGLFAQLMEATRRGENISPLYFNAEAYRSSEVYKGISQAEQDTSAYLASKKKQQEDREIAKKIEEMENRPWHEKAWDTVCTFTGEVTGYYDTIRASTGVDPVTGRKLSEAERITAGAMAAAGFIPVIGWAGRAAKGGSAIYKTVRAVNTADHMLDSYKTAQGLSRLQKAEYGIYGLVSANGFGEYFTGKDMFGNELTEEQRNQSLFNAFAIAGVGSAGYALDDVALRNKNYNTPPVAADLTEVPRGRYADRLDYLRSKYGSLTKEELHARINKPGIRRMLNNYSPSQKAQEWQGVFPYVGTDEYIDKVYKKGTILYAGEPYPTGYFSTKEAIEATGKDAKVIFEGLQVKPYWQKGMDHAIYRGQMGAYKLNIDLIGANGIAKSNPQFGQGGMEQIFMSDFNELVHNKYITRVDNAEIQLHNVKITYEEYELMLNKIQ, from the coding sequence ATGGTAAGTAAAGTATTTGAAGCAGCCACATTACAATCTGCAACTACAGAACGAGCCCAACAATACGAGAGTCTAAAAGAGCAGTTTTTAACACTAAAAAAAGAGTTTGGTAACATTGTAGATAATCATGATTTCGAAGGACATGGAGCAGAGGCAATAAAAGGGTTCTATCAAGGGCAGATGGATGTAGTCGATGCCTGGATTCGTTTTCTTGATACGAGCGTTAGCTTTTTTAAAGGGATACCAGGAGATACTGAGGATGTTGATCTTTCTGGGGATACCTTAGTGCAAGTTCCATTTTTGGATGACAATGTGGAACGAGCTGGGAAAGTGGCTAAAGAAATGGTGGCAGAGCAACAAGATGCACTGCAGCGTATTTTTAATGGTATCAGTGATTTGGTGTCTCTTTCTGTTTTTTCAAAGGATAATTTCGATGATCAGATGGATCAAAGTGAAAAGAAACGTTCAGAAACGGTAGAGAAAGTAAACGAACTCGATCAAAGGTTAAGTCAAGAATATGCTTACTCTCAAAATCAGGAGCAGCACATTTACGGCCTGTTTGCTCAGCTAATGGAAGCGACCAGGCGGGGTGAAAACATCTCTCCGCTCTACTTCAATGCTGAGGCGTACCGTTCGAGTGAAGTGTATAAGGGAATCAGCCAAGCTGAACAAGATACGTCTGCATATCTAGCATCTAAAAAGAAACAGCAAGAAGATAGAGAGATTGCTAAGAAAATAGAAGAGATGGAAAATAGACCATGGCATGAAAAAGCATGGGATACGGTTTGTACCTTTACGGGTGAAGTAACCGGTTATTATGATACAATTCGAGCTTCAACAGGCGTTGATCCGGTAACCGGACGCAAGCTATCTGAGGCAGAGAGGATTACAGCAGGTGCGATGGCCGCAGCTGGATTTATCCCTGTCATCGGTTGGGCAGGGCGGGCAGCTAAGGGTGGAAGTGCCATCTACAAAACGGTGAGAGCTGTAAATACTGCAGATCACATGTTGGATTCCTACAAAACAGCGCAAGGGCTAAGCAGGCTTCAAAAAGCAGAATACGGAATTTATGGACTCGTGTCTGCAAATGGCTTTGGTGAATATTTTACAGGGAAAGACATGTTCGGAAACGAATTAACCGAAGAGCAAAGAAACCAGAGTCTTTTTAATGCATTTGCTATTGCTGGTGTGGGCAGTGCAGGGTATGCGTTGGATGATGTAGCTTTAAGAAATAAAAATTATAATACTCCTCCAGTTGCAGCAGATTTAACTGAGGTTCCGCGAGGTAGATATGCAGATCGTTTAGACTATTTGAGAAGTAAATACGGTAGCTTAACTAAAGAGGAACTACATGCTCGAATAAATAAACCTGGAATTAGGAGGATGTTAAATAATTATAGTCCGTCCCAAAAAGCACAAGAGTGGCAAGGTGTATTTCCTTATGTGGGTACAGATGAATATATTGATAAAGTATATAAAAAAGGAACTATACTATATGCTGGGGAGCCTTATCCCACTGGTTATTTTTCCACTAAGGAAGCAATCGAGGCAACTGGTAAAGATGCTAAGGTGATTTTTGAAGGATTGCAAGTTAAACCATACTGGCAAAAGGGAATGGATCACGCCATTTATAGAGGGCAAATGGGCGCTTATAAACTTAACATAGATTTAATAGGAGCAAATGGAATTGCCAAAAGTAATCCGCAGTTTGGACAGGGTGGCATGGAACAAATTTTTATGTCAGACTTTAATGAGTTAGTTCATAATAAGTATATTACTAGAGTGGATAATGCTGAAATACAACTTCATAATGTAAAGATTACCTATGAAGAGTATGAATTGATGTTAAATAAAATTCAATAA
- a CDS encoding glutamine--tRNA ligase/YqeY domain fusion protein, producing MENSSSNFIKTIIQNDLESGKHKKIVTRFPPEPNGYLHIGHAKSIVINFGLADEFGGETNLRFDDTNPLKEDQEYVDAIKKDVEWLGFEWENLRFASDYFEEMYARAVLLIKKEKAYVDDLTADEIREYRGTLTEPGKESPYRNRSVEENLDLFDRMRKGEFENGQKVLRAKIDMSSPNINLRDPVIYRVSHATHHNTGDTWCIYPMYAFAHPIEDAIEGVTHSLCTTEFEDQRPLYNWVVEECEMDSQPQQIEFGRLGLTNTVMSKRKLKQLVDEGYVDGWDDPRMPTISGLRRKGYTPDSIVEFVKAAGVSKGSGVTDTAMLEHFIREDLKVKAPRTMGIVDPLKVVITNYPEGQVEMLDAEINPENPEMGSRQIPFSREIYIEREDFMEDPPKKYFRLFPGNEVRLKHAYFIKCEDFIKDENGNVVELHCTYDVETKSGTGFTGRKVKGTLHWVEATQAVPAEFRMYQPLISDADMENEEDSEGKTFLDYVNKDSLIVKQGFIEANMKDAKPQDKFQFFRHGYFNVDPKHTTDDKIVFNEIVSLKSSFKL from the coding sequence ATGGAGAATAGTTCTTCTAATTTTATTAAAACAATCATCCAAAACGATCTGGAATCCGGAAAACACAAGAAAATCGTTACTCGTTTCCCTCCAGAACCTAATGGATATCTTCATATTGGACATGCAAAATCAATCGTAATCAACTTCGGACTTGCGGATGAGTTTGGCGGAGAAACCAATCTGCGCTTTGATGATACTAACCCATTGAAGGAAGATCAAGAGTACGTTGATGCAATTAAAAAAGACGTTGAGTGGCTAGGATTTGAATGGGAGAACCTACGCTTTGCTTCTGATTATTTTGAAGAAATGTACGCTCGTGCCGTTCTTTTAATTAAAAAAGAAAAAGCGTATGTGGATGACCTGACTGCAGACGAGATTCGTGAATACCGCGGAACACTGACAGAACCAGGCAAAGAAAGTCCTTACCGCAACCGCTCTGTTGAAGAGAACTTGGATCTTTTTGACCGCATGCGTAAAGGCGAGTTCGAGAACGGACAAAAAGTACTTCGTGCAAAGATCGACATGAGCTCACCTAATATTAACTTACGTGACCCAGTCATTTATCGTGTCTCTCATGCTACCCATCACAATACCGGTGACACGTGGTGCATCTATCCGATGTATGCATTCGCTCACCCGATCGAGGATGCGATTGAGGGCGTAACACATTCGCTTTGTACAACTGAATTTGAAGATCAGCGTCCTCTATACAACTGGGTTGTTGAAGAATGTGAGATGGACAGCCAGCCGCAGCAAATTGAGTTCGGCCGCCTAGGACTAACGAACACGGTAATGAGCAAACGTAAACTAAAGCAGCTTGTAGACGAAGGATATGTGGACGGATGGGATGATCCACGCATGCCGACGATCTCTGGTTTACGCCGTAAAGGCTATACGCCTGACTCAATCGTTGAGTTTGTAAAAGCAGCTGGTGTTTCAAAAGGTTCTGGTGTAACCGACACGGCGATGCTTGAGCATTTTATCCGTGAAGATCTAAAAGTGAAAGCACCTCGTACGATGGGAATTGTTGATCCGTTAAAAGTAGTGATCACAAACTATCCTGAAGGACAAGTTGAGATGCTGGATGCTGAGATCAATCCAGAGAATCCAGAAATGGGCTCACGTCAGATTCCATTTTCTCGTGAAATTTATATCGAGCGTGAAGACTTTATGGAGGATCCTCCGAAAAAGTACTTCCGACTCTTCCCTGGCAACGAAGTTCGCTTAAAGCATGCATACTTCATTAAATGCGAAGATTTTATAAAAGATGAAAACGGCAATGTGGTTGAACTTCATTGCACGTACGATGTAGAAACAAAGTCAGGCACTGGATTTACAGGCCGTAAAGTAAAAGGAACACTTCACTGGGTTGAAGCGACACAAGCCGTACCAGCTGAGTTCCGTATGTACCAGCCGCTCATTTCAGATGCAGATATGGAAAATGAAGAAGATAGCGAAGGCAAAACGTTCTTGGATTACGTGAACAAAGATTCACTTATTGTAAAACAAGGATTTATTGAAGCGAACATGAAGGACGCGAAACCTCAAGACAAGTTCCAGTTCTTCCGCCACGGCTACTTCAACGTAGATCCAAAGCATACGACTGACGACAAAATTGTGTTTAACGAGATTGTATCACTGAAGAGTTCGTTTAAGCTTTAA
- a CDS encoding YwqI/YxiC family protein — MQTIKLQFEDVIQQLSNAQRALDALTLPNPSAAALGKNELQFTNEWLEREGNLHNMILEYMNVVTKNIEDTKANVEILKNQDQAIFRNK, encoded by the coding sequence GTGCAGACAATTAAACTCCAATTTGAAGACGTAATTCAGCAGTTATCAAATGCTCAGCGTGCCTTGGATGCTCTTACCCTGCCAAATCCTTCTGCAGCAGCACTGGGAAAGAATGAGCTACAGTTTACAAACGAATGGTTAGAGCGAGAAGGCAATCTTCATAACATGATTCTTGAGTATATGAACGTTGTAACGAAAAATATTGAAGATACGAAAGCGAATGTTGAAATATTGAAGAATCAGGACCAAGCAATTTTTAGGAATAAGTAA